One genomic segment of uncultured Desulfobacter sp. includes these proteins:
- a CDS encoding fumarate reductase/succinate dehydrogenase flavoprotein subunit has translation MQLNSNVPSGPLEGKWDRYKFDLKKVNPANKRKFEIIVVGTGLAGGSAAATLADLGYHVKNFCIQDSPRRAHSIAAQGGINAAKNYPGDGDSVYNLFYDTIKGGDYRAREANVYRLAQNANAIIDHCVATGVPFAREYGGLHANRSFGGAQVSRTFYARGQTGQQLLLGVYGQLSRQIGLGGVEMYPRRDILDVVIVDGCARGVVCRNLVTGEIESHSAHAVVLATGGYDNVYFLSTSGMHSNVSACWAAYKKGAAFANPCYTQIHPTCITVHGDYQSKLTLMSESLRNDGRIWVPKKAGDNRSPDQIPENERDYYLERKYPSFGNLVPRDVASRNAKLACDEGRGVGNTGLAVYLDFSEAIKRDGEDVIRAKYGNLFQMYDKIQDEDPYKVPMKIYPAIHYVMGGTWVDYNLMTTRDGLFCLGGANFSDHGANRLGASALMQGLSDGYFVLPYTIGGYLATQSLTDVDTSHQAFKDSEKQLNEKLNKLMNINGKRTVDDIHKELGHYMWEYCGMARNEAGLKEAIQKISALREEFWQNVNVTGSSKDFNQTLEKGYRLADYLEFGELLARDALTREESCGGHFREESQTEENEAKRDDENFCHAAAWEYAGEGKDPILNKEPLVFESVKLTQRSYK, from the coding sequence ATGCAATTAAATTCCAATGTTCCGTCAGGTCCTCTAGAGGGCAAATGGGATAGATATAAATTTGATTTAAAAAAAGTCAATCCTGCAAATAAAAGAAAATTTGAAATTATCGTTGTGGGAACAGGACTTGCCGGCGGTTCAGCTGCGGCAACTTTGGCAGATCTTGGGTACCATGTAAAAAATTTCTGCATTCAGGACTCTCCGCGAAGAGCTCATAGTATTGCTGCCCAGGGCGGTATCAACGCAGCAAAAAATTATCCCGGTGACGGCGATAGCGTATATAACCTTTTTTATGATACAATCAAGGGCGGCGATTACCGTGCAAGAGAAGCAAATGTCTACCGTCTTGCCCAGAATGCTAATGCCATTATTGACCATTGTGTTGCCACTGGTGTTCCTTTTGCGAGAGAATACGGCGGACTTCATGCCAACCGGTCATTCGGTGGTGCCCAGGTTTCACGTACCTTTTATGCCAGAGGGCAGACGGGGCAGCAGTTACTTCTCGGCGTTTATGGCCAGTTAAGTCGTCAGATCGGTCTTGGCGGTGTAGAAATGTACCCCAGGCGTGATATCCTTGACGTCGTTATTGTAGACGGTTGCGCCAGAGGTGTTGTTTGCCGTAATCTGGTAACTGGAGAAATTGAAAGCCATTCAGCCCATGCCGTAGTTCTTGCCACAGGCGGATACGACAATGTATACTTTCTGTCTACCAGTGGTATGCATTCCAATGTCTCTGCATGCTGGGCAGCTTACAAAAAAGGCGCGGCCTTTGCCAATCCTTGTTATACTCAGATCCATCCGACATGTATTACCGTGCATGGAGACTATCAGTCTAAACTGACGCTTATGAGTGAAAGTCTTAGAAATGATGGTAGAATTTGGGTTCCAAAGAAAGCCGGCGATAACCGCAGTCCGGATCAGATCCCTGAAAACGAAAGGGATTACTACCTGGAGCGTAAATACCCAAGTTTCGGTAACCTTGTTCCTCGCGACGTTGCTTCCCGTAATGCAAAACTGGCGTGCGATGAAGGAAGAGGTGTTGGAAACACAGGCCTTGCCGTCTATCTGGATTTTTCCGAAGCAATCAAACGTGATGGCGAAGATGTCATTAGAGCAAAATATGGCAACCTATTCCAGATGTACGATAAGATCCAGGACGAAGATCCGTATAAAGTGCCCATGAAAATTTATCCTGCCATCCATTATGTCATGGGCGGTACCTGGGTTGATTATAACCTTATGACAACCCGTGACGGACTTTTCTGCCTGGGTGGTGCCAACTTCTCTGACCACGGAGCTAACCGTCTTGGTGCAAGCGCACTGATGCAGGGCCTTTCAGACGGATATTTTGTTCTTCCCTATACCATCGGCGGATACCTTGCAACCCAGTCCCTGACGGATGTAGACACTTCTCACCAGGCTTTTAAAGATTCAGAAAAACAGCTTAATGAGAAATTGAATAAGCTTATGAACATTAACGGTAAGAGAACTGTTGATGATATTCATAAAGAGCTTGGCCATTATATGTGGGAATACTGTGGTATGGCCCGTAATGAAGCAGGGCTCAAAGAAGCGATTCAAAAGATTTCCGCACTTCGTGAAGAATTCTGGCAGAATGTTAATGTCACAGGAAGCAGCAAAGATTTTAACCAGACTCTGGAAAAAGGCTACAGACTTGCTGATTACCTTGAATTCGGCGAGCTTTTGGCTCGTGATGCGCTGACCCGTGAAGAATCCTGCGGTGGGCATTTCAGGGAAGAGTCCCAGACAGAAGAAAACGAAGCCAAGAGAGATGATGAAAACTTCTGCCATGCAGCTGCCTGGGAATACGCCGGTGAAGGCAAGGATCCTATATTAAACAAAGAGCCACTTGTTTTTGAGAGTGTGAAATTAACGCAAAGGAGCTACAAGTGA
- a CDS encoding succinate dehydrogenase cytochrome b subunit codes for MNWLVRTFSCSIAKKQFMAVTGLAFCLFLTSHLIGNLFVYGGKDAFNAYVEHLHALGVLIHIAEAGLIIFALIHIGTALILYFQNLAARPVRYKKKSNAGGRTLASATMPYTGLFILVFIVVHLVSMKFADHSTLTTFDVTAGVFAKPAYLAFYIVSMVVVAFHVNHGFWSAFQSFGASHPKYMPIVRGFGILFSVIVGAGFGLIPIAFNMIA; via the coding sequence ATGAACTGGCTGGTACGAACTTTTAGCTGCTCTATAGCCAAGAAGCAGTTTATGGCAGTAACCGGTCTCGCTTTCTGCCTCTTCCTGACAAGTCACCTCATTGGAAACCTGTTTGTTTATGGCGGAAAAGATGCTTTTAATGCTTATGTTGAGCATCTTCATGCACTTGGGGTACTTATCCACATCGCAGAAGCGGGTTTGATTATTTTTGCCCTGATTCATATCGGTACGGCACTTATTCTCTATTTTCAAAACCTTGCTGCAAGACCTGTAAGATATAAAAAGAAGAGTAACGCCGGCGGCCGGACATTGGCATCGGCAACTATGCCCTACACAGGTCTTTTTATATTGGTTTTTATAGTAGTTCATCTTGTTTCTATGAAATTTGCCGACCATTCCACCTTAACTACCTTTGATGTCACAGCCGGGGTTTTTGCTAAGCCTGCGTATCTTGCGTTTTATATCGTATCTATGGTAGTGGTGGCTTTTCATGTAAATCACGGCTTTTGGAGTGCTTTCCAATCCTTTGGCGCCAGTCATCCGAAGTATATGCCTATCGTTCGAGGGTTTGGCATACTTTTTAGTGTGATTGTCGGAGCAGGATTCGGTTTAATTCCAATCGCTTTTAATATGATCGCATAG
- a CDS encoding NADP-dependent malic enzyme, protein MSKFTDPLEYHRSGRKGKIEVITTKPCATSRDLSLAYSPGVALPCLEIKKEPGMAYEYTAKGNLVAVVSNGTAVLGLGDIGALAGKPVMEGKGVLFKSFADIDVFDIELNTKDPDEVIRTVQLLEPTFGGINLEDIKGPECFYIEEELQKTMNIPIFHDDQHGTAIIAAAGMINALELVEKKIEDVKIVFNGAGAAGIACANLLISMGINKNNLVLCDSKGVIYKGRTVGMNPYKERLAIETDARTLDDAMKGADIFFGVSVKGALTADMLRTMAKDPIVFAMANPDPEITPDDAKAVRGDVIIGTGRSDYNNQVNNVLCFPFLFRGALDTHASAINEEMKLAAVHALAQLAKEDVPDSVRRAYCNNEIKFGREYLLPKPFDPRVLLHMAPAVAQAAMDSGVARKPILDMTKYVEQLEALQGHSKEIMRTMINKAKAAPKRVVFPEGKEDKILRSVQVLLDEKIAIPILIGDEKVIREKAKALNIDLRGTEIINPGESEKLDIYTEILFTKRQRKGMTRYDARRRLRKDGNYFGAIMVEQGDADALLSGINAHYPDVILPAMEVIGKKDGLSKVHGLYMMVFKKKVVFCADTTVTIEPTAEELAETAILAAEQAQHFDITPRVAMLSFSNFGSVQHPLTLKVKKATALVKEWAPELTVDGEIQANVALDPEIVKNQYPFSNLKGDANIFIFPDLQSGNISYKMLAKLGNAVAVGPILMGMKKPIHVLQRADDVSDIVNMAAVAVNEAQMNELE, encoded by the coding sequence ATGTCAAAATTCACTGATCCTCTGGAATATCATCGAAGTGGCCGTAAAGGTAAAATTGAGGTCATCACCACTAAGCCATGTGCAACGAGCAGGGACCTGTCTCTTGCCTACAGCCCAGGTGTTGCGCTACCCTGTTTGGAAATTAAAAAAGAACCGGGAATGGCCTATGAGTATACCGCCAAGGGAAATCTTGTTGCTGTTGTTTCCAACGGTACGGCAGTACTCGGTCTTGGAGATATCGGTGCGCTTGCCGGTAAGCCGGTTATGGAGGGGAAAGGCGTTCTGTTTAAAAGTTTTGCCGATATCGATGTTTTTGATATTGAACTGAATACCAAAGATCCGGATGAAGTGATCCGTACAGTGCAGCTGCTTGAGCCAACCTTTGGCGGTATCAACCTGGAAGATATCAAAGGCCCGGAGTGCTTTTATATTGAAGAAGAGCTGCAAAAAACCATGAATATTCCGATATTTCATGATGACCAGCACGGGACAGCGATCATTGCCGCTGCCGGCATGATTAATGCCCTTGAACTCGTCGAAAAGAAGATTGAAGATGTCAAGATTGTCTTTAACGGGGCCGGAGCCGCTGGTATTGCCTGTGCCAACCTTCTGATCTCCATGGGTATTAACAAAAATAACCTTGTCCTCTGTGACTCTAAAGGTGTCATATATAAAGGCCGTACTGTGGGGATGAATCCGTACAAAGAGCGTTTGGCTATAGAGACGGATGCCCGTACCCTGGACGATGCAATGAAAGGTGCGGATATCTTTTTCGGGGTTTCAGTCAAAGGGGCGCTTACCGCCGACATGCTGCGCACCATGGCCAAAGATCCCATCGTTTTTGCCATGGCCAATCCTGATCCTGAGATCACCCCGGACGATGCAAAAGCGGTGCGTGGTGATGTTATCATTGGCACCGGACGTTCTGACTACAATAACCAGGTAAACAATGTCCTGTGTTTCCCTTTCCTCTTTCGTGGTGCCCTGGATACACATGCCAGCGCCATTAATGAAGAGATGAAACTGGCAGCAGTCCATGCCCTTGCCCAACTGGCAAAAGAAGATGTTCCGGATTCAGTCCGCCGGGCCTACTGCAACAATGAAATTAAATTCGGGCGGGAATATCTTCTCCCCAAGCCTTTTGATCCGCGGGTCTTGTTACACATGGCACCCGCCGTTGCACAGGCCGCCATGGATTCCGGTGTCGCCCGTAAACCCATCCTGGACATGACGAAATACGTTGAGCAACTGGAAGCGCTGCAGGGGCACTCAAAAGAGATCATGCGTACCATGATTAACAAAGCGAAAGCAGCGCCTAAACGGGTGGTCTTTCCAGAAGGTAAAGAGGATAAAATTTTACGTTCGGTACAGGTGCTTCTGGATGAAAAAATTGCTATCCCGATTCTTATCGGCGACGAAAAAGTCATTCGCGAAAAAGCTAAGGCACTTAATATTGATCTGCGCGGCACGGAAATCATCAACCCCGGCGAAAGTGAAAAACTCGACATTTATACGGAAATACTTTTTACCAAACGTCAACGCAAGGGCATGACACGCTATGATGCCCGCCGCCGCCTGCGGAAAGATGGGAATTATTTCGGTGCTATCATGGTGGAACAAGGCGATGCGGATGCTCTGCTTTCCGGCATTAATGCCCATTATCCTGATGTCATCTTGCCGGCTATGGAAGTGATTGGCAAAAAGGATGGTTTGTCCAAAGTGCATGGACTGTATATGATGGTATTTAAGAAAAAGGTGGTTTTTTGTGCTGATACGACCGTTACCATTGAACCGACTGCAGAAGAGTTGGCTGAAACGGCCATTCTGGCAGCTGAACAGGCACAGCATTTTGATATTACACCACGTGTTGCCATGCTCTCCTTTTCCAACTTCGGTAGCGTCCAGCATCCACTAACCTTGAAAGTGAAAAAAGCCACTGCTTTGGTCAAGGAATGGGCACCGGAGTTGACGGTAGACGGGGAAATCCAGGCGAACGTTGCTTTAGACCCGGAAATTGTTAAAAATCAATATCCCTTCTCCAACCTCAAAGGAGATGCAAATATTTTTATTTTTCCGGATCTCCAATCGGGAAATATCAGTTATAAAATGCTGGCTAAATTGGGGAATGCAGTTGCTGTCGGCCCTATCCTCATGGGTATGAAAAAACCCATCCATGTGCTGCAGCGTGCAGATGATGTCTCAGACATTGTCAATATGGCGGCAGTGGCTGTCAATGAGGCCCAGATGAACGAGTTGGAATAA
- a CDS encoding ABC transporter substrate-binding protein encodes MKQKHLVLAVLVIILSMLPVSGAMAADVYKIGGIFSVTGRASFLGDPEKKTMEMMVEQINTAGGIDGHMLEAVIYDSEGDPAKAVSAVNKLIHKDKVIAIIGPSTTPTTLAIVNFTKRAKVPLISCAAGIKITTPVDPWVFKTAQSDLLAVAAVYQQMKAAGIKKIGILTVSNAYGESGKKQLLGQAEEFGIQVVLNESFGAKDTDTTPQLAKIKAAGPDAIVCWGTNPGPAVVAKNAKQLKIDIPLYQSHGVGSPKFIELAGDAANGNILPTGKILVTSLLDDSDPQKKVLEDYQKAYQNKFSGNVSGFGGYAYDAVNLLAGALKGSSGDKEKIRDNLESTKGYVGATGEFNFTPQDHNGLSPDAFVMVEIKNGTWTLLK; translated from the coding sequence ATGAAACAAAAACACCTTGTACTTGCAGTACTTGTCATTATCCTATCGATGCTTCCGGTATCAGGGGCCATGGCGGCAGACGTTTACAAAATCGGAGGCATTTTTTCGGTCACCGGAAGGGCCTCTTTTTTGGGAGATCCTGAAAAGAAAACCATGGAAATGATGGTTGAACAGATCAATACGGCCGGCGGTATTGACGGACATATGCTTGAGGCGGTGATTTATGATTCCGAAGGAGATCCTGCCAAGGCAGTATCCGCCGTAAACAAGCTGATACACAAAGACAAAGTCATCGCCATCATCGGTCCCTCCACCACCCCCACCACCCTTGCCATTGTTAACTTCACCAAGCGGGCCAAAGTGCCTTTGATCAGCTGTGCCGCAGGTATCAAGATCACCACTCCGGTGGATCCCTGGGTATTCAAAACCGCCCAGAGTGATTTACTGGCTGTGGCAGCCGTGTACCAGCAGATGAAAGCCGCCGGTATTAAAAAAATCGGCATTCTCACGGTGTCCAACGCCTATGGCGAAAGCGGGAAAAAACAGCTTTTGGGCCAGGCTGAAGAATTCGGCATCCAGGTGGTATTAAATGAAAGCTTTGGCGCCAAAGATACTGACACTACGCCCCAGCTGGCTAAAATCAAGGCAGCCGGCCCAGACGCCATTGTGTGCTGGGGAACCAATCCAGGGCCTGCTGTGGTGGCAAAAAATGCAAAACAGCTTAAAATCGACATCCCGCTGTACCAGAGCCACGGGGTGGGGTCACCCAAGTTCATTGAACTGGCGGGGGATGCAGCCAACGGCAATATCCTGCCCACCGGCAAGATTCTTGTGACCAGCCTTCTGGATGATTCCGACCCCCAGAAAAAAGTGCTTGAAGATTATCAAAAAGCCTATCAAAATAAATTTTCCGGAAACGTATCAGGGTTTGGCGGGTATGCCTATGATGCCGTGAACCTTCTGGCCGGCGCATTAAAAGGCAGCAGCGGAGACAAGGAAAAAATCCGGGACAACCTGGAATCCACCAAGGGATACGTGGGCGCCACGGGAGAATTTAACTTCACCCCCCAGGACCATAATGGTCTCTCCCCAGATGCCTTTGTCATGGTGGAGATTAAAAACGGCACCTGGACATTATTAAAATAG
- a CDS encoding branched-chain amino acid ABC transporter permease, with amino-acid sequence MQEIVQYLFSGITTGAVYAVIAVGLSMLYSSTELINFAHGEFVMIGALAMVTLWVHIGLPLPLAVICAVATGCVLGLVFERLAIRTARNPEPITLIIITVGASIFLKGVAMIAWGKDPFSMPFFSGHESIEIFGAALLPQSIWIVTAALVLAGGIHLFLKRTLTGKAMVACAVNKKAAWLSGIPSEKMGILAFGISAGCGAVAGIFIAPITMSSYDMGTLLGIKGFCAAMIGGLGSLWGAFAGGLLLGILESLGAGLISSGLKDAIAFVLLLLILYIRPGGLFAAKDAKRF; translated from the coding sequence ATGCAGGAAATTGTCCAGTATCTGTTTTCAGGTATTACCACCGGCGCCGTATATGCCGTGATTGCCGTGGGGCTGTCCATGCTTTACAGCTCCACGGAATTGATCAACTTTGCCCACGGGGAGTTTGTCATGATCGGCGCCCTTGCCATGGTGACGCTGTGGGTGCACATAGGGCTTCCGCTGCCCCTGGCCGTGATATGCGCCGTGGCAACCGGGTGTGTGTTAGGGCTGGTGTTTGAGCGGCTTGCCATCCGTACGGCCAGGAATCCTGAGCCAATTACCCTAATTATTATTACGGTGGGGGCAAGTATTTTCCTCAAAGGTGTGGCCATGATTGCCTGGGGAAAAGATCCGTTCAGCATGCCCTTCTTTTCCGGTCATGAATCCATTGAAATTTTTGGTGCCGCCCTTCTGCCCCAAAGCATCTGGATCGTCACCGCGGCCCTGGTGCTTGCAGGCGGCATCCATCTGTTCCTGAAACGAACACTCACCGGCAAGGCCATGGTGGCCTGTGCCGTCAACAAAAAGGCGGCCTGGTTGTCGGGCATCCCGTCTGAAAAAATGGGAATTCTGGCCTTTGGCATCAGCGCCGGCTGCGGGGCGGTGGCAGGAATCTTCATCGCCCCCATTACCATGAGTTCCTATGACATGGGCACACTCCTGGGGATTAAAGGATTCTGTGCCGCCATGATCGGTGGGCTTGGCAGTCTGTGGGGGGCCTTTGCAGGGGGATTGCTTCTGGGCATCCTTGAATCTTTGGGTGCGGGCCTTATCTCATCAGGCCTGAAAGATGCCATAGCTTTTGTGCTTCTGCTTCTGATTCTTTACATCCGGCCGGGCGGACTGTTCGCGGCCAAAGATGCCAAGCGGTTCTAA
- a CDS encoding branched-chain amino acid ABC transporter permease, translating into MTDKNKTIWIEYLAFICAVSVFGLVTENTYYLQIMTFIGINTLLALGLNMLMGYTGQVSLGHAAFYGIGAYTTAILSGTYAINPWLALVCAVTAAVLIAFIVGLPTLRLSGYYLGMGTLGFGMIVNIAIREWADVTGGASGFVGIPMLEAGPLVFMSGVSYYFLVWGIVLAAMIICRRLLASRTGRALRAIHDGENAAVAIGINTHFLKLEIFMFSAALGAVAGFLYAHFVLFISPESFGFMFSIKIVTMVVIGGMASVWGALLGAAVLTLLPEVLHGFAEYEMIIFGLILMVVMIFMPQGLTRGIMDIIRTAGRART; encoded by the coding sequence ATGACGGATAAAAATAAAACCATCTGGATTGAATACCTGGCCTTTATCTGTGCGGTGTCGGTCTTTGGACTTGTCACGGAAAACACCTATTATCTTCAGATCATGACCTTTATCGGGATCAACACCCTTTTGGCACTGGGCCTTAACATGCTCATGGGATACACTGGCCAGGTCTCTTTAGGCCACGCCGCCTTTTACGGCATCGGGGCTTACACCACGGCCATCCTCTCCGGTACATACGCCATAAACCCCTGGCTGGCCCTGGTGTGCGCCGTGACTGCCGCCGTACTCATTGCCTTTATTGTGGGTCTGCCCACCCTGCGGCTTTCCGGCTATTATTTAGGCATGGGTACCCTTGGGTTTGGCATGATTGTGAATATCGCCATCCGGGAATGGGCCGACGTGACCGGCGGGGCATCGGGCTTTGTGGGAATACCCATGCTGGAGGCAGGCCCCCTGGTCTTCATGTCCGGGGTCAGTTACTATTTTCTTGTCTGGGGCATTGTGTTGGCCGCCATGATCATTTGCCGCAGGCTTCTTGCCTCCCGAACAGGCCGAGCGCTTCGGGCCATCCATGACGGAGAAAATGCCGCCGTTGCCATCGGCATCAATACCCACTTTCTCAAACTTGAGATATTTATGTTTTCGGCCGCCCTGGGCGCGGTTGCCGGATTCCTGTACGCCCATTTTGTCCTTTTCATCAGTCCTGAGTCATTCGGCTTCATGTTCTCCATAAAAATAGTCACCATGGTGGTGATCGGCGGCATGGCAAGTGTATGGGGGGCGCTGCTCGGCGCAGCCGTATTAACTCTTTTACCCGAAGTACTCCACGGATTTGCCGAATATGAAATGATTATTTTCGGACTGATTTTAATGGTTGTCATGATTTTCATGCCCCAGGGGCTGACCCGGGGGATCATGGATATTATCCGGACAGCCGGGAGGGCCAGGACATGA
- a CDS encoding ABC transporter ATP-binding protein — protein sequence MIRSQQTPGIRTEQILEVQDLTKMFGGVKAQDQISFSIEKGIVCGLIGPNGAGKTTLFNMITGIYRPDNGKVIFNGKDIRKTPVHRLVKAGVARTFQHVELFSSMTLLENIMVGMHVRTKAGFWAAATRLPAMKKEERQSRRQAEELLEFTGLSADAHKEAGDLPVGRQKTAQIARALASEPLLLLLDEPAAGLNPVETHALGKLIQKIKQSGITMMLVEHDMSLVMEMSDKVVVLDQGKKLAEGTPRQIQNNEAVMSAYLGNG from the coding sequence ATGATACGGTCACAACAAACACCTGGGATCCGGACCGAACAAATCCTCGAGGTGCAGGATCTGACCAAAATGTTCGGTGGCGTCAAGGCCCAGGACCAAATCAGTTTCTCCATTGAAAAAGGTATTGTATGCGGACTGATCGGTCCCAACGGAGCCGGAAAAACCACGCTGTTCAACATGATTACCGGTATTTACCGCCCAGATAACGGTAAGGTGATCTTCAATGGAAAAGATATCAGAAAAACGCCCGTTCACAGACTGGTGAAAGCGGGGGTGGCCAGAACCTTCCAGCATGTGGAGCTCTTTTCATCTATGACCTTGCTGGAAAACATCATGGTGGGCATGCATGTACGCACCAAAGCAGGCTTCTGGGCAGCTGCCACCCGGCTTCCGGCTATGAAAAAAGAAGAGCGGCAGTCACGTCGGCAGGCTGAAGAACTACTTGAATTCACAGGTCTTTCCGCCGATGCCCATAAGGAGGCAGGAGACCTGCCTGTAGGCCGACAGAAAACCGCACAAATCGCCCGGGCACTGGCTTCTGAGCCCCTTCTTCTTCTGCTTGACGAACCGGCGGCCGGATTGAACCCGGTTGAAACCCACGCCCTTGGTAAACTGATCCAAAAAATCAAACAATCCGGAATCACTATGATGCTAGTGGAACATGACATGAGCCTGGTTATGGAAATGTCCGACAAGGTGGTTGTTCTGGACCAGGGAAAAAAACTGGCCGAAGGTACCCCCCGACAGATCCAAAACAATGAGGCGGTGATGTCAGCCTACCTAGGCAACGGATAA
- a CDS encoding ABC transporter ATP-binding protein, which produces MLKIKNLRCCYGNIAVVHTVSLSVRQGELISIIGANGAGKSTLLAAVCGLLKNWSGEIEFKGQALRGMSAPAIVRQGISMVPEGRQIFSPLSVMDNLKMGAYTRFRKDGKSRVAEDLEMVIQMFPILKERAAQLAGTLSGGEQQMLAIGRALMARPALLVLDEPSMGLAPKIVEKIFSTIQDLSHSGVTILLVEQNARAALKISDRGYVLETGKMVLQGSADELLVDDDVKRAYLGKDYGDFLDERNQ; this is translated from the coding sequence ATGCTGAAAATTAAAAACTTAAGATGCTGTTACGGCAATATTGCCGTAGTTCACACCGTGAGCCTTTCGGTGAGACAAGGGGAGCTGATATCCATCATCGGTGCCAATGGAGCAGGCAAAAGCACCCTTTTAGCAGCGGTCTGCGGCCTGTTAAAAAACTGGTCCGGAGAGATTGAATTCAAAGGACAAGCCCTTAGAGGCATGTCAGCCCCGGCCATTGTCAGACAAGGTATCAGCATGGTCCCCGAAGGCCGGCAGATATTTTCACCCCTAAGCGTTATGGACAACCTAAAAATGGGGGCATATACCCGGTTTCGAAAAGATGGGAAAAGCCGTGTGGCCGAAGACCTTGAGATGGTGATACAAATGTTTCCCATTTTAAAGGAACGGGCAGCCCAACTGGCCGGCACCCTGTCAGGCGGCGAGCAACAGATGCTTGCCATCGGCAGGGCGTTGATGGCGCGCCCTGCCCTGCTGGTGCTGGACGAACCCTCCATGGGCCTTGCCCCCAAAATTGTGGAAAAGATCTTTTCCACGATCCAGGATCTGTCACACAGCGGCGTGACCATTCTCCTGGTCGAGCAGAATGCCAGGGCCGCTTTGAAAATTTCTGACCGGGGCTATGTGCTTGAAACAGGTAAAATGGTACTCCAGGGCAGCGCAGACGAACTTTTAGTGGACGACGATGTAAAAAGAGCCTACCTTGGCAAGGATTATGGCGACTTTTTGGACGAAAGGAATCAATAA
- a CDS encoding AMP-binding protein, giving the protein MSEQRDKTADMDDNDKAQRQLERLQTTLNRACKNVPFHRNRIQEAGLSDITELKDIEKLPFMDRTHLATHYPYGLFAVPLRDIVRIHTAPGSGTSPSISGYTKTDLMIWRKMVAGAYAEANVTDRDIILVHLPPGLANWARDYKNGGEAVGAGVIPNAPLSVGKTLMVLRDYKVTTLVTTPVFAQHLTAHMFDRECHPNELNLKQIILVGAPDDGYTVSEIRDSLHVDVWLNYGLSEIPGPAIAHECRYHDGLHINDDHIFPEIIDPATGRPVPAGEKGELVLTTLSARAFPLIRFRTGDMAKVLSQACPCGAASTRIQWLAEQADNYMLISGIRVSQAQVKESLKTALKLTSIGCTMERSCRSGTDILLISLIMDDHLFSDEIRNLQQLIAYAEEILTEQNGIKVKIRLTQQRV; this is encoded by the coding sequence ATGTCCGAACAGAGAGATAAAACCGCAGATATGGATGACAACGACAAGGCCCAGCGACAGCTTGAACGGCTGCAGACCACATTGAACCGGGCCTGCAAAAATGTCCCCTTCCACCGCAACCGCATCCAGGAAGCAGGTCTTTCCGACATTACCGAACTCAAAGACATTGAAAAGCTGCCCTTCATGGATAGAACCCACCTGGCCACCCACTACCCCTACGGACTTTTTGCCGTTCCTTTGCGGGATATTGTACGCATCCACACAGCGCCGGGATCCGGTACCAGCCCCTCCATCAGCGGATATACAAAGACGGATCTGATGATCTGGAGAAAAATGGTTGCCGGAGCCTATGCCGAAGCCAATGTGACGGACAGGGATATTATCCTGGTCCACTTGCCACCGGGACTTGCCAACTGGGCCAGGGACTACAAAAACGGGGGCGAGGCTGTAGGCGCCGGCGTGATTCCCAATGCGCCCCTGTCCGTGGGCAAAACCTTGATGGTGCTCCGAGACTACAAGGTAACAACCCTTGTAACCACACCGGTCTTTGCCCAGCATCTAACAGCCCACATGTTTGACCGGGAGTGCCATCCCAACGAACTGAATCTCAAACAGATCATCCTTGTCGGAGCACCGGATGACGGTTACACGGTTTCCGAAATAAGGGATAGTCTCCATGTGGATGTTTGGCTTAATTACGGCTTAAGCGAGATCCCGGGACCTGCCATTGCCCATGAATGCCGGTATCATGACGGCCTGCATATTAATGATGACCATATTTTCCCCGAAATTATTGATCCTGCCACAGGCCGGCCTGTTCCGGCAGGGGAAAAAGGGGAACTGGTCCTGACCACGCTTTCAGCACGCGCATTTCCGCTGATCCGCTTTCGCACCGGTGACATGGCAAAAGTCCTGTCCCAGGCATGCCCCTGCGGCGCAGCCTCTACCCGGATACAGTGGCTGGCCGAGCAGGCTGACAATTACATGCTCATCTCAGGCATCCGCGTATCCCAGGCCCAGGTCAAGGAAAGCCTTAAAACCGCATTAAAGCTGACGTCCATCGGCTGTACCATGGAAAGATCCTGCCGGTCCGGTACAGACATACTGTTGATATCACTGATCATGGACGACCACCTGTTTTCAGACGAGATCAGAAATCTGCAGCAACTGATAGCATACGCTGAAGAAATCCTGACTGAACAAAACGGCATCAAGGTGAAAATCCGCCTGACGCAGCAACGGGTTTAG